The genomic segment CCCCCAAGCAACAACTCCAGTCAAAAAGCTGCCAATGGCTAATCCTACAATCGGTCCTGCCGTTGTCCGCCAAGGTAGGCCACCTAAGCGACGATTCAAAATCCACAGGAGGGCGATCAAAGAGAATAAATTAACTCCCACCGTTGCCATCGCTAGCCCTTGAGCTTGGAAAGCACTCGTGAACAGATAGCAGAAGAGCGCATGGAAGCCCAAACCCACCAGAGTGATTTTAAATGGAGTCTTCCCATCCCCTAGACCATAGAAAACGCGGACCAATACATCCCGTGCTAGGTAGATAAACATTCCCAGTCCGTAGACAGCCAAAATGGAGGCTACCAACTGAGAATTGGACGCAGTAAATTCTCCTCGCTCCAGCAAGACACGAATGATGGGCAGGGCCAAGGCTGACATTAAGGCTCCGATGGGCATCATGCTCATGGCTGTGATAATTAGGCTTTGGCGAATTCGACCCTTAAGTTCGGGCCAGTTCTCTGGGGCCGATAGCTTGGAGAAAATCGGCATGTAGGGAACCAGAATGACATTAGAGAGAATCCCTAACGGCATTACAAAGAGCCTCTGGGCATACTGAAGCGCCGCAGGTACACCCACACCAATCAAAGAGGCGAACTGGGTACTAATCAATAGGCTGATTAGCAGCATTCCAGATGAAACCGTAGCTGGAATCATGAGGCTAAAGATTTCTCGAACGCCCGGTCGGTTGAAATCAAACCGGAGACGGGGTTTTCCCATTCCAGCTTTAGACTGGGCAACGATCTGCGCCAACCATTGCAAAATACCTCCGGCAAGGGTACCCCAAGCCAGGGCTGCAGGGCCAAGATAATCGGCAAGTAGCAGCGCGCCCAAAATGACCGTTAGGCTGGAGAGTAAGGGACTAATGGCAGGGAGCCAGTACTGATCAGATGCATTTAAGGTCCCAAAGCCAATTCCAATCAGGACGGACAGGACGCCCAGCGGAGCCATGATCCGAAACTGTTCCACAGCGAGCATCTGCACCTCTGGCGGTGCCCCTGGGGCAAAAAAGCCCACGATCGGGGCCGCGAATAGCATCATCCCAGCAACTAGGATCAGCAATAGTCCACCCACAAGGGTATTGACAGTTTCGATTAGGGGAGCCGCTTCTTCCTTGGTTCGCTTCGCCAAGACGGTGATAATGGCGCTGTGAAAAGGACCGTTAATTCCCCCCAGCAAGATAAACAGAAAGCCAGGAACAATGTAGGCGTAGGCAAAGGCATCAACCCCAGCACCTGCTCCAAATTTAGAGGCGATCGCCTGCTCTCTAACTAAGCCCGCGATTTTGCTGATTAGGGTTGCGATCGCAACAATCGTTGCAATACTCGCCAAAGAGCGCTGAGGTTTCGGAGGCAAGGCAATCACCCATACTGAAGGAACGGAATGCTTAAGGAACGTAAAGAATCCTCACCTATTTAACCGTGAATGGGGCATTTAAGGCGACGGTCAGTGGGAGTTGCCCTGGGACTGCTTTGCTTTAGCTGTTACGGTGACAAAAGTATCTGCCTGCGACGCCTGTGAGTAAACCGCTTAACTCAAAGCCTGAATCACCCGAAATCGAACCCCTAAGCCGAAGTCAAGTCCTGATTGCGATGGGGGTCACAGCAGTCTTACTGCTGGTCGCAGCTAAGATTTGGCGCTACTTCGACCCTGTCCCTACCCTACCCTTCGTGTGGGACGTCACCCAGGTCACCATCGGCATCGGCCTAGGGTTTGGAATCACGCTTGCCAGCGCCGTAGTCTATCAACTTTGGCCCAAGTACCGCGAGTCGGCAGACCTCTATTTAAAGCTCATTCTATCGCCGCTCTTTTGGCCCGATCTAATCTGGCTAGGGCTGCTTCCTGGCCTCAGCGAAGAGTTACTCTTTCGCGGCGTCATGCTCCCCGCATTCGGCCTCAATATAGTCGGTCTCATCATCTCTAGCATTTGCTTCGGCGTCCTACACATGAGCGGCCGCAATCAGTGGCCCTACGTCGTCTGGGCCACCGCCGTGGGAATGCTGCTGGGCTACAGCGTTATCTTGACGGGCAACCTTCTGATTCCGGTGATCGCGCACATCGTCACCAATCTCATCTCCAGCATCACCTGGAAATTCAGACATTCAGATCCACCCCCCCTCGAAAAAGTCCAAAATTAGCTCGACTCTCTAGCAGTAAACGGCGGAGCTAGAACAGCCCTTCACCAGCACAGATGGGTTTCAGCTATTTTTATGTCCTAGTCAATACGTGTAGTGCTACAAAACCTGATCGAGCGTGAGCTGTTCTGCCGTTGAAGTAGCCTCACCCTTCGGTAGATAAATCGTCTGAATATCTTCTGGCAGAGCTTCCTGCAGGCATCGATAGGCGTAGCGGAGCTTCGGCTGAATTTGCTCAATTGTGATCTCCTCCCCCTCGGCCTGCAGCACCGCCGCGATTCGGGAATCCGGCCAGCGAAAGACCTGCGAAAGCGTCAGCAATAGGCGAGAGAGCGGCGGCAAATCTTCCAGCGCCATCTGCAAATAGCACCACAGAGGCGGAGAGGCAGCTTCCAAAGAATATTGAATTGTCTCAATGGCCGGGACTTCATCTTGATTAATACATAGAGCAATTTTATTGACCACCCAAGGCTGAAGCGAAAAATCATCGGGTGCGTTGCTGGCATCAACCGGCAGATACCTCAACTCATAAAAAATGTTGCGCCACAGGCGCGCAAATAGGTAATCCACCTGCATTGCCACTCTGGCCTTATTCCGTAATAGCGAGTATGTGAGCACGCCATACCGACAAAAGATCGCCACAAAAAATCGACCCTGCTCGGGGTGTAGCTGAAATCCTTGAGTCAGCTCAAGATCGCTCTGCTCTAGGCAAGGACCTACAAGTGGGTGGCCTGCTTCAGGGAATTCAGGTAGCTTCATGGACTCAACAGGAATGGTGAATGGGCTGGACGGCACAGGGCAGCAGTTCCATCACAGCAAACCTTAGCATCAACTGGAAAATCTGCGAAAGTGGCGACCATTAGCGAAAAGCAGCAGCCATTCACCTAGCGCTCTTAAAGAGACCACTCAATCCAACGATGGATCCCTTTATTAAGAAAAGTAAATATAATAGTTAATAGAACTTAATCATTCTGTTAAGCCTCACGATGAATACCACTCCTTACATACGCTTACGGCGACTCTCAACGCTGATCGCTGTTTCAATCTTGACTTTGTTTACCCTGTCTGGCGTGACCGGCATATTACTAGCGTTTTACTATGACCCAGCAGCAGGAGAAGCCTACAACTCTCTCCAAAATATTGTGGAGAACGTCTCCAGTGGCTGGCTGATCTACAGCATTCACAATCTGGCCGGGAACGGCATCATCACTTTAGCAATGGTGCAAATGGTGATCTTATTTCTAGGACGGCAGTTCAACCGCCACTGGTGGCTGTCTTGGATTAGCGGCGGTCTGTTGCTGCTAAATCTGATGGGCCTGGGCTGGACCTCAATGATTCTGGGCTGGAACCAGGAAGGATTTTGGCGCTTGAAGATCGAGCTGGGCCAAATTTCTGGCATTCCGGTCGTGGGTGAGACCTTGGCTCGCATCTTGACAGGAGGCGTAGGCATCGGCACAGCAACCATTCAGCACCTATATACGCTGCACAGCTATGTCCTAGCCTTGACGGCGCTTGGTTTAGCAGTGACCCACCTGACTGTTCTCATCCGACAGCAGCAAGACGATCGATTGTTCGTCTTGGACAAGCTGGAGAAGCTAGTCCAAGGGTCTGAATTGTCAGAAGAAGCGGCGTCTGAAACAGCAACATCTGAAGAACGAGAGAAGGTGACCTCTGCTTCCTAGCGAAGGATGCCAGGAATCTAGAAGTTTTCCACCATCCACTCTGAGGCTCTGCCCCCTAGCTCAACGGGAATGCTCACGGCTTTACCCAGACGAGGTCGCTCTTTAGTATTCTGAACGTAGTCGGTAATCTGTTGGCCTGCGCCCCAGCCTTTGATGTAGGTTGCGATCGCATCTAAATGCTCTTGATATTCTAGCTCCGTCATCGGGAACGACGCCTGCTCTAAATAGCGCCACATCACCTGGACAAAGACCTTGCCCTGGGTGCGCCGCAGTTGAACATCATAGGAACGGCCCCATTTTTCAAGTAACAACTGGTGTAACTCCGAGCCAGTCATAGGTCAGTCCTTATTGATCATGCGCATCTTCTCAGGCTATACCAGATTTTGAGTCGATGCGACAGGTCAAACTATCACTAAATCCGCATAATTTCCGTTGCAGGTGGAATTGAGACTCAACAAATGGGATAATGATGTCAAGAAATGTAATGATGCCCCTCGAATTTTGGTTGTGACCTCTCTAACGTCAATCTTGCCAGCCCCTCTGTTTGCAACATCAGAGCTGTCGGCAAATGAAGTCATCGCCCAAACGTTAGGGGACCGTGCAAAGCTGTTGATACCCACATTAAGATCATCGTAAATCATGGCTCAAGTCTCTGGATCCGCTGATGTGCCCGATATGGGCCGTCGTCAATTTATGAACTTTTTAGCGTTCGGCGCTGTGACAGGCACGGCTATCGGCGGCCTGTACCCTGTTGTTCGATACTTTATCCCACCTTCAAGTGGTGGATCGGGTGGCGGCATCAACGCAAAAGATGCCCTCGGTAACGACATTGTTGTCAGCGAGTACACCGCCTCTCACCCCGCAGGCGATCGCAACCTAGCCCAGGGACTCAAGGGTGACCCAACCTACGTAATTGTGGATGAAGACGATTCCATTCGCAGCTACGGCCTCAATGCAATCTGCACTCACCTGGGCTGTGTTGTGCCTTGGAATGTGGGTCAAGACCGGTTTATCTGCCCCTGCCACGGTTCTCAGTATGACAACACCGGTAAAGTGGTTCGTGGTCCCGCACCTCGATCCCTAGCCCTTGCCCATGCCGACGTCGTTGATGACAAGCTGGTCTTTAGTACGTGGACAGAAACAGACTTCCGTACCGACGAAGATCCTTGGTGGGCCTAGGCGCACAGGTAAGTTTCAGAACTTTCTAGCAGCGAGAGTTCTGACATTTTATTTTTTTGCTGATTCCTTTGATTTGAGTTTGACTGATAATGAAGCGAAGCTTTTTACCCATAATCACTCGGACGGGCCTTAGTTTCTTGAGTGCGCTCCTTGTCTGCCTTGGCGGCATCGTCGCACTACCCAACGTAGCTCAGGCTTATCCCATCTACGCGCAGCAGGCCT from the Acaryochloris thomasi RCC1774 genome contains:
- the murJ gene encoding murein biosynthesis integral membrane protein MurJ, encoding MALPPKPQRSLASIATIVAIATLISKIAGLVREQAIASKFGAGAGVDAFAYAYIVPGFLFILLGGINGPFHSAIITVLAKRTKEEAAPLIETVNTLVGGLLLILVAGMMLFAAPIVGFFAPGAPPEVQMLAVEQFRIMAPLGVLSVLIGIGFGTLNASDQYWLPAISPLLSSLTVILGALLLADYLGPAALAWGTLAGGILQWLAQIVAQSKAGMGKPRLRFDFNRPGVREIFSLMIPATVSSGMLLISLLISTQFASLIGVGVPAALQYAQRLFVMPLGILSNVILVPYMPIFSKLSAPENWPELKGRIRQSLIITAMSMMPIGALMSALALPIIRVLLERGEFTASNSQLVASILAVYGLGMFIYLARDVLVRVFYGLGDGKTPFKITLVGLGFHALFCYLFTSAFQAQGLAMATVGVNLFSLIALLWILNRRLGGLPWRTTAGPIVGLAIGSFLTGVVAWGTSQGYEALVTADGLLSYVGELATAGTAGMIVFILVVWQLKLPEVNVFLDRLRQKIPGLKSKL
- a CDS encoding CPBP family intramembrane glutamic endopeptidase encodes the protein MGVTAVLLLVAAKIWRYFDPVPTLPFVWDVTQVTIGIGLGFGITLASAVVYQLWPKYRESADLYLKLILSPLFWPDLIWLGLLPGLSEELLFRGVMLPAFGLNIVGLIISSICFGVLHMSGRNQWPYVVWATAVGMLLGYSVILTGNLLIPVIAHIVTNLISSITWKFRHSDPPPLEKVQN
- a CDS encoding sigma-70 family RNA polymerase sigma factor yields the protein MKLPEFPEAGHPLVGPCLEQSDLELTQGFQLHPEQGRFFVAIFCRYGVLTYSLLRNKARVAMQVDYLFARLWRNIFYELRYLPVDASNAPDDFSLQPWVVNKIALCINQDEVPAIETIQYSLEAASPPLWCYLQMALEDLPPLSRLLLTLSQVFRWPDSRIAAVLQAEGEEITIEQIQPKLRYAYRCLQEALPEDIQTIYLPKGEATSTAEQLTLDQVL
- a CDS encoding cytochrome b N-terminal domain-containing protein; this translates as MNTTPYIRLRRLSTLIAVSILTLFTLSGVTGILLAFYYDPAAGEAYNSLQNIVENVSSGWLIYSIHNLAGNGIITLAMVQMVILFLGRQFNRHWWLSWISGGLLLLNLMGLGWTSMILGWNQEGFWRLKIELGQISGIPVVGETLARILTGGVGIGTATIQHLYTLHSYVLALTALGLAVTHLTVLIRQQQDDRLFVLDKLEKLVQGSELSEEAASETATSEEREKVTSAS
- a CDS encoding DUF3067 family protein, with amino-acid sequence MTGSELHQLLLEKWGRSYDVQLRRTQGKVFVQVMWRYLEQASFPMTELEYQEHLDAIATYIKGWGAGQQITDYVQNTKERPRLGKAVSIPVELGGRASEWMVENF
- the petC gene encoding cytochrome b6-f complex iron-sulfur subunit, with the protein product MAQVSGSADVPDMGRRQFMNFLAFGAVTGTAIGGLYPVVRYFIPPSSGGSGGGINAKDALGNDIVVSEYTASHPAGDRNLAQGLKGDPTYVIVDEDDSIRSYGLNAICTHLGCVVPWNVGQDRFICPCHGSQYDNTGKVVRGPAPRSLALAHADVVDDKLVFSTWTETDFRTDEDPWWA